The genomic segment ACCAGGACCGCTCGCGCTGGGACCGGCTGCTGATCCGCCGCGGGCTGGCCGCGTTGGCGCGGGCCGAAGCCCTTGCGCCGCAGCGCGGGCCCTACACGCTGCAGGCCGCCATCGCCGCGTGCCATGCGCGCGCGGCCACCGCCGACGCCACCGACTGGAAGCGCATCGCGGCGCTGTACGGTGAGCTGGCGCAGGTCGCGCCCTCGCCCGTGGTGGAGCTCAACCGCGCGGTGGCTGTGGGCATGGCGGATGGCCCGGCTCAGGGGTTGGCGATCGTCGAGCGGCTGCTGGAGGACAAGTCACTGCGCCAGTACCACTGGCTGCCGAGCGTGCAGGGCGACTTGCTGGAGAAGCTGGGGCGGCGCGAAGAGGCGCGCGAGGCGTTCCTGCGCGCGGCCGACCTGGCGGGGAATGCGAGGGAGAAGACGCTGCTGATGGCGCGGGCGGCGGGATTGATGTAAGTCAAACAAGGCCTCAGATCTTTGGCCCGGCCAGCGGCCGCTCCGTATACCGCGACTTGCGCTTCTTCTTCTTGGCCGGCGCGGGAGCAGGGGGCGGCGGAGGCGTGGCGGCCTTCTCGACCTTCTTGCGGAATCCGAGGTCCTCCTCCGTCAGGCCGTAGAACGCGATGGCGTCCTTGATCCGCGCGATGACGACCTCGACCTCCCTGCGGCGCACCTCTTCGGCCTGCTGCTTGAGCTGTTCGATCTCCTCCAGCATCTGGCTGTAGGTCTTCTTCACGGGTCCATCCTTTCCGCCGGCGCCGCCGGGCCGCTGCTGCGGCAGTATGGCCCGGCAACGCGGGCGCCCGCGTCGGACAGCTTCCACGGTCGAGTCCGTGCGGGACAATGGCGGCATGACGCGCAACTCCCTGTCCGCCTTCGCCGGGTTCGAACCCGAGTTCGTGGAAGGCCTGAAGGCCATCTTCGAGGAGCGCATCGCCTTCAACCGCGTGCTCGGGTTGAAGATCACGCGCTTGGAGCCCGATCACGTGGAAGGCCGCATCGCCATGAAGAAGGACCTGGTCGGCCACTTCCTGCACAACCGCCTGCACGGCGGCGCGGTGGCGGCGGGGCTGGACGCGATGGGTGGGCTGGCCTGCATGGCGGCGATCGGCTCGCGCCACATGGACGAGCCCCCGCTCGCGC from the Ramlibacter henchirensis genome contains:
- a CDS encoding thioesterase family protein; translation: MTRNSLSAFAGFEPEFVEGLKAIFEERIAFNRVLGLKITRLEPDHVEGRIAMKKDLVGHFLHNRLHGGAVAAGLDAMGGLACMAAIGSRHMDEPPLARLHRFAKLGTIDLRIDYLRPAIGEHFDLRGEVLRLGSRVASTRMEFFDAQGKLLCTGSAAYIVS
- a CDS encoding H-NS family nucleoid-associated regulatory protein, with product MKKTYSQMLEEIEQLKQQAEEVRRREVEVVIARIKDAIAFYGLTEEDLGFRKKVEKAATPPPPPAPAPAKKKKRKSRYTERPLAGPKI